In Etheostoma cragini isolate CJK2018 chromosome 9, CSU_Ecrag_1.0, whole genome shotgun sequence, the following are encoded in one genomic region:
- the LOC117950109 gene encoding AP-1 complex subunit sigma-2 isoform X4, with amino-acid sequence MQFMLLFSRQGKLRLQKWYVPLSDREKKKITRELVQTVLARKPKMCSFLEWRDLKIVYKRYASLYFCCAIEDQDNELITLEIIHRYVELLDKYFGSVCELDIIFNFEKAYFILDEFLLGGEAQETSKKNVLKAIEQADLLQEEAETPRSVLEEIGLT; translated from the exons ATGCAGTTCATGCTTCTGTTTAGTCGACAAGGCAAGCTCAGGCTTCAGAAATGGTACGTGCCTCTGTCTGatagggagaaaaagaagatcACCAGAGAGCTGGTGCAGACGGTCCTGGCTCGAAAGCCCAAAATGTGCAGCTTTCTGGAGTGGAGAGACCTCAAGATTGTATATAAGAG ATACGCCAGCCTGTACTTCTGCTGCGCCATCGAGGACCAGGACAACGAGCTGATCACACTGGAGATCATCCACAGATACGTGGAGCTGCTGGACAAATACTTTGGCAGT GTTTGTGAGCTGGACATTATTTTCAACTTTGAGAAGGCCTACTTCATTCTGGATGAGTTCTTGCTGGGGGGGGAAGCTCAGGAGACGTCCAAAAAGAATGTGTTGAAGGCCATAGAGCAGGCGGACCTGCTACAGGAG
- the LOC117950109 gene encoding AP-1 complex subunit sigma-2 isoform X6 encodes MQFMLLFSRQGKLRLQKWYVPLSDREKKKITRELVQTVLARKPKMCSFLEWRDLKIVYKRYASLYFCCAIEDQDNELITLEIIHRYVELLDKYFGSVCELDIIFNFEKAYFILDEFLLGGEAQETSKKNVLKAIEQADLLQENLDFQMRLFAAPS; translated from the exons ATGCAGTTCATGCTTCTGTTTAGTCGACAAGGCAAGCTCAGGCTTCAGAAATGGTACGTGCCTCTGTCTGatagggagaaaaagaagatcACCAGAGAGCTGGTGCAGACGGTCCTGGCTCGAAAGCCCAAAATGTGCAGCTTTCTGGAGTGGAGAGACCTCAAGATTGTATATAAGAG ATACGCCAGCCTGTACTTCTGCTGCGCCATCGAGGACCAGGACAACGAGCTGATCACACTGGAGATCATCCACAGATACGTGGAGCTGCTGGACAAATACTTTGGCAGT GTTTGTGAGCTGGACATTATTTTCAACTTTGAGAAGGCCTACTTCATTCTGGATGAGTTCTTGCTGGGGGGGGAAGCTCAGGAGACGTCCAAAAAGAATGTGTTGAAGGCCATAGAGCAGGCGGACCTGCTACAGGAG
- the LOC117950109 gene encoding AP-1 complex subunit sigma-2 isoform X5: MQFMLLFSRQGKLRLQKWYVPLSDREKKKITRELVQTVLARKPKMCSFLEWRDLKIVYKRYASLYFCCAIEDQDNELITLEIIHRYVELLDKYFGSVCELDIIFNFEKAYFILDEFLLGGEAQETSKKNVLKAIEQADLLQESQNEDWGSLPNEELL; encoded by the exons ATGCAGTTCATGCTTCTGTTTAGTCGACAAGGCAAGCTCAGGCTTCAGAAATGGTACGTGCCTCTGTCTGatagggagaaaaagaagatcACCAGAGAGCTGGTGCAGACGGTCCTGGCTCGAAAGCCCAAAATGTGCAGCTTTCTGGAGTGGAGAGACCTCAAGATTGTATATAAGAG ATACGCCAGCCTGTACTTCTGCTGCGCCATCGAGGACCAGGACAACGAGCTGATCACACTGGAGATCATCCACAGATACGTGGAGCTGCTGGACAAATACTTTGGCAGT GTTTGTGAGCTGGACATTATTTTCAACTTTGAGAAGGCCTACTTCATTCTGGATGAGTTCTTGCTGGGGGGGGAAGCTCAGGAGACGTCCAAAAAGAATGTGTTGAAGGCCATAGAGCAGGCGGACCTGCTACAGGAG
- the LOC117950109 gene encoding AP-1 complex subunit sigma-2 isoform X7 has translation MQFMLLFSRQGKLRLQKWYVPLSDREKKKITRELVQTVLARKPKMCSFLEWRDLKIVYKRYASLYFCCAIEDQDNELITLEIIHRYVELLDKYFGSVCELDIIFNFEKAYFILDEFLLGGEAQETSKKNVLKAIEQADLLQEPRHEFFNVPVY, from the exons ATGCAGTTCATGCTTCTGTTTAGTCGACAAGGCAAGCTCAGGCTTCAGAAATGGTACGTGCCTCTGTCTGatagggagaaaaagaagatcACCAGAGAGCTGGTGCAGACGGTCCTGGCTCGAAAGCCCAAAATGTGCAGCTTTCTGGAGTGGAGAGACCTCAAGATTGTATATAAGAG ATACGCCAGCCTGTACTTCTGCTGCGCCATCGAGGACCAGGACAACGAGCTGATCACACTGGAGATCATCCACAGATACGTGGAGCTGCTGGACAAATACTTTGGCAGT GTTTGTGAGCTGGACATTATTTTCAACTTTGAGAAGGCCTACTTCATTCTGGATGAGTTCTTGCTGGGGGGGGAAGCTCAGGAGACGTCCAAAAAGAATGTGTTGAAGGCCATAGAGCAGGCGGACCTGCTACAGGAG